From the genome of Methanobacterium formicicum:
CGCCATTAACAACATAAGCACTGGTTTTATATTTAAGTAAAAGCTCAGCAAAGCTCTCATCTAATGATGTTTCACCAAAATTTAGAAGTTTTTCCCCACTAATTTCCTTGATGAATTGGGCGCCATCCAGGGATGGTTTATGTGTGTATATACCATCTACATTGGTGGTTATTAATAGTTTCGCCTCAAGTAAATGTGATAGGTACAGGGCAATGGAATCGGAGGTTACCCTCCAGGAGTGTTCCAGGGGATCCAGATATTCCAGGAGCAGGGAAGGGATTAGGATCGGCAAGTTCCCAGAATTCAGGGTAGTTTTAACTTCCTCTAATGATTTAACTGCTTTTGCTCCCTTGACTTTGTCTGCCAGGAGCTGGCCCAGTATATCCATACAGAGTATGGCGGTTCTGTGGCTGGCCGTGGGGGTGAAATTAAGTTTTTCATGGTACTCCCGGATCTGGTTGGCCAGAGAGCCCCCTCCACAGACTACCAGCACGTCATCTCCCACCAGTTCCTGGGCCAAATTGATAGCATAATCAGGGAAAAGACTTCCGCCTATCTTAACCACCCATTCCATATCCTGATTCTCCTTCAAGTAGTAAATGTTATATCATATATGTTACAGCTATATTACAGCCCTAATTTAAGCCAAACCTACTTATT
Proteins encoded in this window:
- a CDS encoding delta 1-pyrroline-5-carboxylate synthetase, translating into MEWVVKIGGSLFPDYAINLAQELVGDDVLVVCGGGSLANQIREYHEKLNFTPTASHRTAILCMDILGQLLADKVKGAKAVKSLEEVKTTLNSGNLPILIPSLLLEYLDPLEHSWRVTSDSIALYLSHLLEAKLLITTNVDGIYTHKPSLDGAQFIKEISGEKLLNFGETSLDESFAELLLKYKTSAYVVNGEHPERVRAILNGQSTINTFIGGD